One Branchiostoma lanceolatum isolate klBraLanc5 chromosome 18, klBraLanc5.hap2, whole genome shotgun sequence DNA window includes the following coding sequences:
- the LOC136423961 gene encoding xanthine dehydrogenase/oxidase-like: MSRYRLPMTFDSASGEAMYTNDLPRTDDEVCAALVTSTVANCKLGTLDFSHAMELPGAVTCLTAKDIKGENNCNVPFLAPVTPKIELLSSGEVLHAGQPLAIVIADTQTHADAMAKAVKVTYTDLKPPILTIQDAIAAQSFHYPAFKVVKGDPYGALAEASHRISGEVSCNAQHHFYMETQVCRCTPLEDGMEVQSATQSTDMVQTSVAQATGIPAHRLYVSVKRVGGAFGGKTFGSLLPAAACAVAAQNINRPVRLCLNLGTNMEAITKRAPYVLKYEVGFDDEGRLLAVVYNLYEDNGSSAQCSFIPILPAFADNGNYEYIITKDVFKNNYVH, translated from the exons ATGAGCCGGTACCGACTTCCAATGACCTTTGACTCG GCATCTGGAGAGGCCATGTACACAAACGACCTGCCTCGTACCGATGATGAAGTTTGTGCCGCTCTCGTGACTTCCACCGTGGCCAACTGTAAACTGGGAACCCTGGACTTTTCACACGCCATG GAGCTGCCAGGAGCGGTTACCTGTCTAACAGCGAAGGATATCAAAGGGGAAAACAACTGTAACGTGCCGTTCTTGGCTCCAGTCACTCCCAAAATTGAG CTTCTCTCCAGTGGTGAAGTGCTACATGCTGGTCAACCATTGGCTATTGTCATTGCAG ACACACAGACTCATGCTGACGCCATGGCTAAGGCTGTGAAGGTGACCTACACTGACCTGAAACCCCCCATCCTCACCATCCAAGACGCCATAGCTGCCCAGTCCTTCCACTATCCTGCCTTCAAAGTGGTCAAGGGAGATCCCTATG GCGCCCTGGCAGAAGCATCTCATCGAATCTCAGGCGAGGTCTCGTGTAATGCACAGCATCACTTCTACATGGAGACACAGGTGTGCAGGTGCACCCCCTTGGAGGATGGGATGGAAGTGCAGTCTGCTACCCAGTCTACAGACATGGTTCAGACATCTGTAGCACAGGCGACTGGCATTCCTGCTCACAG ACTTTACGTGTCTGTCAAGAGAGTGGGCGGAGCCTTTGGAGGGAAGACCTTTGGCTCCCTACTGCCTGCTGCTGCCTGCGCTGTAGCCGCTCAAAACATCAACAG GCCTGTGCGTCTGTGCCTAAACCTCGGCACCAATATGGAAGCTATAACGAAGAGAGCCCCGTATGTCTTGAAATATGAG GTTGGTTTTGACGATGAGGGAAGGCTGCTAGCAGTGGTGTACAATCTGTACGAAGATAACGGCAGTTCCGCTCAGTGTTCTTTCATCCCTATTCTACCGGCATTTGCTGACAATGGTAACTATGAGTACATAATAACGAAGGATGTTTTTAAGAATAACTATGTCCATTAA